GGAGCAGGATGCGCTGCTCGCGTTCGGGCAGCTGGACGAGGAGGTGGCGCACGAGGTCGCGGTGTTCGACCCCGGCCAGCTCGGGGTCCTCGTAGCCGAGGCGGTCCAGCAGTCCGGGCATGCCGTCGCCCTCCTGGGCGGCCTCCAGCGAGGTGGCGTGGTAGCTGCGGCCGGCCTCGATGCAGGACAGCACCTCGTCCTCGGTGATGCGCAGCCGCTCGGCGATCTCGTGGGTGGTGGGGGTGCGGCCGTGCAGGGTGGTGAGGTCCTCGGTGGCCGCGTTCACCTGCACCCACAGCTCGTGGAGGCGGCGCGGGACGTGGACGGTGCGGACGTTGTCCCGGAAGTACCGTTTGATCTCGCCCACGACGGTGGGCATGGCGAAGGTCGGGAACTGCACGCCGCGTTCCGGGTCGAAGCGGTCGATGGCGTTGATCAGGCCGATGGTGCCGACCTGGACCACGTCCTCCATCGGCTCGTTGCGGCTGCGGAAGCGGGCGGCGGCGTACCGGACCAGCGGCAGGTTGGCCTCGATGAGGGCCGCGCGCACCCGGGTGTGCTCCCGGCTCCCCGGCTCCAGGTCCTTCAGCTGCCCGAAGAGCACCTGCGTGAGGGCCCGGGTGTCGGCGCCCCGGCTCGGCGGTCGCGGCGGGACGGGCGGGGCCGTCGCCGCCGTCTGCTCCTGCGGTGCGCCCTGGGTTTCCCGGGCCGGCTCCTGTTGCGGCGGCACCTGGGATTCCGGGGAGGGCGGGTGCCCGGCCGTGGGCGGGGCCGGGTGCGGGGCCGAAGGGGGAGGTGACGGCGCGGGCTGGTGGGAGGACGGCTGCGGGGCGAGCTGGGGGGGATCCTGTTGGGGTGGAACCTGAGGCGCAGTACTGGCCGGCACGGTCACGCCACCCCTTCGGTCGTCTTCGGTCCACTCATCCGTCAAAAGCGGTCATAGCATCACAACACATGTGCACTGTGTTCAAGCACCGTATATAGCCGTGTTGTGGGCAAGTTGGGCATATCGGGGCAATCTGGCCAAGTGGGGGTATGTGAAGAAGCCCCCCACCCGTCGGAGTGGGGGGCCGGGACGTCCGGGAACCGCTTCGGCGTACGGGTTCAGCGCACCAGTTCGGTCATGAACCGGCCGATCCCGGAGGCGGCATCCGATATGCCCTGGAAGCCTATTCCGACCATCTCGGCGGCCCGCGTGGGCTGGGTGATGATCACGAAGAGGACGAACACGGCGAGGACGCCCGTGATGAGTTTCCTGGTGTCCATGAGCGGTGTCGGCCTCCCCAACCGGTCCTGCTGAGTCGGGTGAGTCTAACCGTTCGGGTTTGGACACTCACCAGGCCTTTAAGGACCAATGACCCGGCGGTCCGGGCCCTTTGCCGCCGCGGGAGCGGCCGCGGCGGGCGCAGGATGGGTGGTGAGCCCACCGGTTCTGGCAGGAAACCGGTGGGTGAGGGACAGGACCTCACTGCGGGGTCCGAGCCGCAAGCTTCCCCCCTGACTGCGGCCCGGACTGGCAGGTTCCGTCCTCTTCGGGGGGAGTGGCTTGTCCCCCCGATGCCACTTCCCCCGTCCCACGTGTTGAAGGTCCCGGCTCAGGCCGGGGCCTTCTTCGCGTGGGCGGGGTGCTACTCCAGGCCCCCGGCCAGATCGACGACGGGCTGGACCGGGGCGATGACGGGCGCCAGCTGGTTCGGGAGCTCCATCAGCGCGTTGAGCTCGTTGGCGCCCTTGCTGAGCTTCGAGCCGATCTCCTGGACGGACGTGGGCTGGGCCCCGGCCGGCATGCCCGGAGCGGCGGCCGGCAGGTCCGGCAGGGTGAGCGGGGCGACGGGGGCGGCCGAGGCGGCGGGTGCGGCGAGGCCCGCGGCGGCCCCCGCGAGGGCGATGGCGGCGAGGATGCGCTGGGTCTTGGTCATGCCGTGACAACGGCCGAGGGGGCGGCCGGTCACGCGGCTGTCCTCCGGACAGGCCCCGGAGCACACCCCGAGCGGAGAACGCCGAGAGCCCCGACCCTTGCGGGGCGGGGCTCTCGGTTCCTGAGCGGTAGCGGTGGGATTTGAACCCACGGATAGCTTGCACCATCACACGCTTTCGAGGCGTGCTCCTTCGGCCGCTCGGACACGCTACCGAGAGAGAGCTTAGCCCAAGGTGACCCGTGCGATGAAATCCGTCCCCGTCACCGGTTCCGGAAGAAGTCCGTCAGCTGCTGCGCACATTCCCCGGCGAGGACTCCGCCGACCACTTCGGGCCGGTGGTTGAGCCTGCGGTCCCGTACGAGGTCCCAAAGGGACCCGGCCGCGCCCGCCTTCTCGTCCTCGGCGCCGTAGACCACCCGCGCCACGCGCGACTGCACGAGCGCGCCCGCGCACATCACGCACGGCTCCAGGGTCACCACCAGGGTGCAGCCCGGAAGCCGCCACTGCCCGACCGCGGCCGCCGCCCGGCGCAGGGCCACCACCTCCGCGTGCGCGGTGGGGTCGCCGGTCGCCTCGCGCTCGTTGTACCCGGTGGCGAGGAGTCCGCCGTCCGGGCCGAGCACGACGGCGCCGACCGGCACGTCGCCGGCCGGCACCGCCCGGGCGGCCTCCGAGAGCGCCAGGCGCATGGAGTCCCGCCACGGGTCCCGTACGGGATCGGGGCCGTGCTCGTGGTGTGCGTGGTGCGGGTGGGTCACTAGCGGACGGCCTCCAGGACCTCGGTGGCGCCGAGCGAGTCGGCGATCTCCGAGAGGGCGTCCCCGTCCAGGGCCATCAGCTGCTTGTGGGTCACCCCGAGGTCGTCCAGGAGCCGAGGGTCGCCGAGCGGACCGGCCGTGACCGGCTCCGGGCCGGTGCCGTCCGGCCCGTCCTCGTCGTCCCCGTCGTCCGCGAACGCGGTGAGCGGCTCCTCCTCACCGTCCTCGGTGCCGTCCAGGTCGAGTTCGTCGAGTTCGTCGTCCTCCTCGTCGCTGCCCAGCAGCTCTTTGGTCAGCATCGAGCCGTAGGAGCTGCGGGCGGCCGCGGCGGCGTTCGATACGAAGTACCGCGGGTCCTCCTCGCCGTCCACGCGGACGACGCCGAACCAGGCGTCCTCCTCCTCGATGAGGGCGACCACCGTGTCGTCGTCGACAGCGGCGGAACGGGCGAGATCGATCAGATCACTGAGGGACTCGACGTCGTCGAGTTCCATGTCGCTCGCTTCCCACCCGTCTTCGGTGCGCGCGAGCAGTGCGGCGAAGTACACCGTGACTCTCCCACTGGTCTTAGGCGTGCCGGTTGGAGGTCCCCCCGGCCGGAGGATGGGGTGGACGGCCCGTGGTGCGCGTGGGTCCGTGCCCCGCCCAATCGGCATCGTGGCAGAAACAGCGGCATTGCGAGAGGTCTTCCGCGCTTGCGTCGTGCCGCGCCGTCCGGCGGACGACGCGTACGAGGGCCCTGGGGCGGGCGCGTCGCAGGGTTCCGGGGGCTCCGGCGGACCCGGCCGCGACGAACCCGCCGCCCGGCGTGGCCCGGCCGTGTCGGCGGCGCCGGAGCGTGCCGGCGGGGCCCGGGGGCAGGCTCCGGCGGCGGGCACGGGCCCCGGTTCACCAGCGGAATGTGCGCATGCGCATCTGCTGGCGCATACGGGCGGCGCGGGCGCGCCGGGGCTGGACGCGGTCGCGCAGTTCGCGCGCCTCGTTCAGGTCCCGCAGGAACTGCGCGCGGCGCGCCCTGCGCTGCGCCGCGCTCTCCGGCGTTTCGTCCGCGTCGCTCTCGTCGCTCGGCTGAGTGTCGGGCATCGGCCACCACCCCGGGCTGATCCGGTCGTCCTCCTTCGCCGGCGCGAAGCAGACCCCCCAGGGCCACCTTCCCCCGGCCGGCCCGTTTGATGCCACCCCCGGCGCAGGTCAGGCCGGTGGCGGCCGGCGGCGGGTCAGCGGCGGGTCAGCCGTCGTCCGACAGGGTGGGGACGACCGCCACCGGGCCGTGGGCGTGCTGGAGCACGGCCGTGGCGACCGAGCCGATCATCATCGACAGGGCGGTGCGCCGCGGGTGGTGCCGTCCGACCACGACCAGCGCCGCGGACCGGGAGGCGTCCACCAGGCGGCCCGCGGCGTCCCCCGGTACGGCGGCCTGCTCGACCGGTACGTCCGGGTAGCGGGTGCGGAAGGGGGCCAGGCGCTCGGTCTGGGAGCGCAGCATCTCCCGCTCGGCCGGCACGGCGTCCCCGTCGTCCGGCAGCCCCTCGGGCGGGATCACCGCGAACGGGCTGTCCACCACCATGGTCGGCGCGGGCGGGACGACGTACGCGGAGACCACCTGGACGGTGGTCCCCCGGGCGGCGGCCTCCGCGAACGCGAAGTCGAGCACGTCGGCGGGGGTCTCGGCGGCGTGCAGCCCGAGCACCACCCGCCCGGTCGAGGCGTCCGGCGCGGCGCCGGCGCCGCGCTCCGCGTGCGGGACGACCACCACGGGGCAGGGGGCGGTGGTGGCCACGGCGCGGCTGTTGGAGCCCAGCAGCAGGCTGGCGAAGCCGCCGCGGCCCCGCGAGCCCATCACCAGCATCAGGCCCTCGGCCCCGATGACCCGCAGCGCCTCGGGCACGGAGCCCTCCAGCGGCTCGTACCGGATGGGTCCGGGCCGGTCGGGAGCCGTGTCGAGCAGGGCCCGGATCCGGTCGCCCACCGGGTCGGCGAACTCCTCCGGCTGCCGGGGGTCGTGCAGCGCGGAGCGGCGGCCGGCGTACAACTGGGCGTGGTCGGGCAGTACATGGGCGACGAGCAGCCCGGTCCCGCGGCGCAGGGCCGCCGCCCGGGCCCACTCCAGGGCGCGGAGGCTGTGCTCGGAACCGTCGACGGCCGCGATCACCGGTGCGTTGCTCATCAGTCCAGCGTGCTGGGCATCCGGGCGCCCCGCATCTCCGGGTCGCCTCCCGGTTCGCGCCCCGGGTCGCGGACGGGGCCGGGCCGGTGCGTCCGCGCCGGGGGGACGCGATGCGGGTCCGCCACCGCGTAGCCTTTTGGGTGCGGGTCGCGTCTTGCGGCCGTTTTTGCAGGTCGCAGGTCGAAACCCTGAAGCTGAGTTTTGGAGGATGTTGTGCGTTTGCAGGTCGTCGACCACCCCTTGGTGGCGCACAAACTGACCACCCTGCGCGACAAGCGCACCGACTCCCCCACCTTCCGCCGCCTCGCCGACGAGCTGGTGACCCTGCTCGCGTACGAGGCCACCCGGGACGTGCGCACCGAGCAGGCCGACATCGAGACCCCGGTCGGCCCCACGACCGGGGTGAAGCTCTCCCACCCGCGGCCGCTGGTGGTGCCGATCCTGCGCGCCGGGCTGGGCATGCTCGACGGCATGGTGCGGCTGCTGCCGACCGCCGAGGTGGGCTTCCTGGGCATGGTCCGCAACGAGGAGACCCTGGAGGCCTCCACGTACGCGACCCGCATGCCCGAGGACCTCTCGGGCCGGCAGGTCTACGTGGTCGACCCGATGCTGGCGACCGGCGGCACGCTCGTCGCGGCGATCCGGGAGCTGATCAAGCGCGGGGCCGACGACGTGACGGCCGTGGTGCTGCTGGCGGCCCCGGAGGGCGTCGAGATCATGGAGCGCGAGCTGGCGGGCACGCCGGTGACGGTGGTGACGGCCGCGGTGGACGAGCGGCTCAACGAGCAGGGCTACATCGTGCCGGGGCTGGGCGACGCGGGCGACCGGATGTACGGCTCGGCCGAGTAGGGCGCACCGCCCGTGCGCGGCCCCCGGTCCGCGTAGGGGGCCGCGTACGCCGGAGCGCCGGTCCCGGAGGTCCGGGACCGGCGCTCCGGTCGTGCCGCCCGGCCGCCGCCGGAGCCGTTCAGCAGTTCTTCGCGGAAGCGGGCGCCGGGTCGGCCAGCAGGGCCAGTGCCTTGTCGGCGTCGGCCGGCGTGCTCAGCTGGGTGAAGGCGGTGCCGAGGATCAGGTCGATGTCGGCGCCCTCGCGGGTGTCGGTCTGCTGGGTGGTGCCGGCCAGCTGGGTGCCGAGGACGGAGTACGCGGCCTTGTCCGTGGCCGCGGAGCCGACCAGTGTGCCGGTGCCGGGCACCTTCTTGTCGAAGTCGGCCGGGGCGTTGCCGACCTTGCCGATGAGGAACCCGCGTTTCTTCAGTTCGTCGCCGACGGCCTTGGCGAGCCCGGCGCGCGGGGTCGCGTTGTAGACGTTGACGGTGATGTCACCGGGCTTGGGCAGCACCACGGCCGGTTTCGCGGGTGCGGTGGCGGCGGCGGGTGCGCCCTTCACGGCGGCCTTCGCGCTCGCGGTCGGACAGTCCTTGGCGCCCGCGGCGATGTTCCGGTCGGGGCCGTCACCCCGGAACACGCCGATGAGCTGCAGTGCCCCGTAGCTGATCACGGCGAGGGCGAGGGCCGCGCCGAGTACGGAGAGGACGATCCTGCGGAGGCTCCGCTTACGGCTCATGCGGGGGTAAGCCGTGCCCGTGACGCGGTACTTTCCGCCCATGCCGGGGGGAGTGAGCATGCTCATGGGCGCAGCGTAGTGCCGCTGCGCGGGGATGCCCACTCGATGATGTGCTGATACGTCAAGGGCGACCCGAAAGGCGCAATCCGGGAGAAGCCGCAGCTGAGCCCGGGCGCCGGCGGCGCGGGCACGGCGTCGGGCCGTCGCGGGGAGGCGTCAGTCCATTTCGAGGACGCGGGCGTGCAGCACCTGCCGCTGCTGCAGGGCCGCGCGCACGGCGCGGTGCAGACCGTCCTCCAGGTAGAGGTCGCCCCGCCACTTCACGACGTGCGCGAACAGGTCCCCGTAGAAGGTGGAGTCCTCGGCGAGCAGCGTCTCCAGGTCCAACTGCCCCTTGGTCGTCACCAGCTGGTCGAGCCGGACCGGGCGCGGCGCGACATCCGCCCACTGCCGGGTGCTTTCCCGGCCGTGGTCGGGATACGGCTTTCCGTTACCGATGCGCTTGAAGATCACACGGAAAGCCTACCGGGCCGGTGCCTGCGGGCGCAGCCTCGTGCCAGGGGTGCAAAAGTGGCAAGCAGCGCCAATTCGGGAGTGATGCATGAGCGAGAGCACCGACCCAGACGCCGCGGGCCCTCGGGGCGCGGCCGCGCCCGCCCGGCCTCCCGTGCCCGCGGAGCCCGCCGCGGCCGCGCCCGGCGCCGGGACCGGTCCGGCCGCGGAGATCGCCGCCGGGTACGCCTTCGCCGGGCCCGCGCTCGACCTCGGGGCCCTGCTCTGGGACGGCGCCTGCCTGCCGCAGCACCAGATCCGCATCCCGCTGTCGATGCTCAACCGGCACGGGCTGGTCGCGGGCGCCACCGGCACCGGCAAGACCAAGACACTCC
Above is a window of Streptomyces subrutilus DNA encoding:
- a CDS encoding RNA polymerase sigma factor SigF gives rise to the protein MTVPASTAPQVPPQQDPPQLAPQPSSHQPAPSPPPSAPHPAPPTAGHPPSPESQVPPQQEPARETQGAPQEQTAATAPPVPPRPPSRGADTRALTQVLFGQLKDLEPGSREHTRVRAALIEANLPLVRYAAARFRSRNEPMEDVVQVGTIGLINAIDRFDPERGVQFPTFAMPTVVGEIKRYFRDNVRTVHVPRRLHELWVQVNAATEDLTTLHGRTPTTHEIAERLRITEDEVLSCIEAGRSYHATSLEAAQEGDGMPGLLDRLGYEDPELAGVEHRDLVRHLLVQLPEREQRILLLRYYNNLTQSQISVELGVSQMHVSRLLARSFARLRSANRIEA
- the tadA gene encoding tRNA adenosine(34) deaminase TadA — its product is MRLALSEAARAVPAGDVPVGAVVLGPDGGLLATGYNEREATGDPTAHAEVVALRRAAAAVGQWRLPGCTLVVTLEPCVMCAGALVQSRVARVVYGAEDEKAGAAGSLWDLVRDRRLNHRPEVVGGVLAGECAQQLTDFFRNR
- a CDS encoding universal stress protein is translated as MSNAPVIAAVDGSEHSLRALEWARAAALRRGTGLLVAHVLPDHAQLYAGRRSALHDPRQPEEFADPVGDRIRALLDTAPDRPGPIRYEPLEGSVPEALRVIGAEGLMLVMGSRGRGGFASLLLGSNSRAVATTAPCPVVVVPHAERGAGAAPDASTGRVVLGLHAAETPADVLDFAFAEAAARGTTVQVVSAYVVPPAPTMVVDSPFAVIPPEGLPDDGDAVPAEREMLRSQTERLAPFRTRYPDVPVEQAAVPGDAAGRLVDASRSAALVVVGRHHPRRTALSMMIGSVATAVLQHAHGPVAVVPTLSDDG
- the upp gene encoding uracil phosphoribosyltransferase, which gives rise to MRLQVVDHPLVAHKLTTLRDKRTDSPTFRRLADELVTLLAYEATRDVRTEQADIETPVGPTTGVKLSHPRPLVVPILRAGLGMLDGMVRLLPTAEVGFLGMVRNEETLEASTYATRMPEDLSGRQVYVVDPMLATGGTLVAAIRELIKRGADDVTAVVLLAAPEGVEIMERELAGTPVTVVTAAVDERLNEQGYIVPGLGDAGDRMYGSAE
- a CDS encoding LytR C-terminal domain-containing protein; its protein translation is MSMLTPPGMGGKYRVTGTAYPRMSRKRSLRRIVLSVLGAALALAVISYGALQLIGVFRGDGPDRNIAAGAKDCPTASAKAAVKGAPAAATAPAKPAVVLPKPGDITVNVYNATPRAGLAKAVGDELKKRGFLIGKVGNAPADFDKKVPGTGTLVGSAATDKAAYSVLGTQLAGTTQQTDTREGADIDLILGTAFTQLSTPADADKALALLADPAPASAKNC
- a CDS encoding type II toxin-antitoxin system VapB family antitoxin, with amino-acid sequence MIFKRIGNGKPYPDHGRESTRQWADVAPRPVRLDQLVTTKGQLDLETLLAEDSTFYGDLFAHVVKWRGDLYLEDGLHRAVRAALQQRQVLHARVLEMD